From one Deinococcus aetherius genomic stretch:
- a CDS encoding sensor domain-containing diguanylate cyclase, which translates to MPAPTPFARYHQLVQVLAALARSSRDVGAVVQTVHRQSETLFSTHVTLLALLASPAQWVWELYEGRQHTTSRLPVYEEGIVEQVLCHGPLSIPDLEAYQVANPVRVRRVLSPDEIVLDDHLPGDDPESVRSLLLVPLEIGGERVGVLSLQSYRTGAFDETDLLFLELLGQHVSIALENARWHAQLERATLTDPLTGLPNRRAFNAHAGRALDAARAGGEVTTLVLVDVERFKAVNDAFGHDVGDEVLITVAGVLGRALPPGGEAFRLGGDEFALLVPGTRPEVTRQVAGLNAALRGAPWPPGVGPVCLNAGATGARPGDTLSGWLRRADQRMYRAKRGCADRAGTRWGLDFGPPPG; encoded by the coding sequence ATGCCCGCCCCGACCCCGTTTGCCCGTTATCACCAGCTCGTGCAGGTGCTGGCCGCCCTCGCGCGCAGCAGCCGGGACGTGGGGGCGGTGGTCCAGACGGTCCACCGGCAATCGGAGACGCTCTTTTCGACCCACGTGACCCTGCTGGCCCTGCTCGCCTCCCCGGCCCAGTGGGTCTGGGAACTGTACGAGGGCCGCCAGCACACGACGAGCCGCCTGCCCGTCTACGAGGAGGGCATCGTCGAGCAGGTGTTGTGCCACGGCCCCCTGTCGATTCCCGACCTGGAGGCGTACCAGGTGGCCAACCCGGTGCGGGTGCGGCGGGTGCTGAGCCCGGACGAGATCGTCCTCGACGACCACCTGCCGGGGGACGACCCCGAGAGCGTGCGCTCGCTGCTGTTGGTCCCCCTGGAGATCGGGGGGGAGCGGGTGGGGGTGCTGTCTCTCCAGAGTTACCGCACCGGCGCCTTCGACGAGACCGACCTGCTGTTTCTGGAGCTGCTGGGGCAGCACGTCTCCATCGCGCTGGAAAACGCCCGCTGGCACGCCCAGCTCGAACGGGCCACCCTCACCGACCCCCTGACCGGGCTGCCTAACCGGCGGGCCTTTAACGCCCACGCCGGGCGGGCCCTGGACGCCGCCCGCGCCGGGGGAGAGGTGACCACGCTCGTGCTCGTGGACGTCGAGCGGTTCAAGGCCGTCAACGACGCCTTCGGGCACGACGTCGGCGACGAGGTGCTGATCACCGTCGCCGGGGTCCTCGGGCGGGCGCTGCCGCCGGGGGGAGAGGCCTTTCGGCTGGGGGGAGACGAGTTCGCCCTGCTCGTGCCCGGAACCCGCCCCGAGGTCACCCGGCAGGTCGCCGGGCTGAACGCGGCCCTGCGGGGGGCCCCCTGGCCGCCGGGCGTCGGGCCGGTGTGCCTGAACGCCGGGGCCACCGGAGCGCGGCCGGGCGACACGCTGAGCGGCTGGCTGCGCCGGGCTGACCAGCGGATGTACCGGGCCAAGCGGGGCTGCGCCGACCGGGCGGGAACGCGCTGGGGCCTGGACTTCGGCCCGCCCCCAGGGTGA
- a CDS encoding DUF3500 domain-containing protein — protein sequence MNKRILSGLTVAALCGTYSAYAVSQGAATSTSATKMTADAQTTRVVGAANAFLGTLTAAQKKAVSFAYTDSAQRARWSNFPTGIFQRAGVRYGDLSAAQRTALMNLLGTVLSPDGLTMVKQQMNADDVLKNTDGGGGGRLIFGSDEYYVSFLGTPSTTSPWTLQFGGHHLAINATVVGPNITLAPSLTGGQPIRATQNGKTVVVVQKVPQEVKDAYALLSSLNTTQRARAVVSTQRIDLVLGPGQDGKTLQPEGLPGSAMTAAQKAQLLTLIKDRLGILNADDAAPKLAAVQKNLDQTYFAWYGPTTAEGAANAYYRVTGPTVLIEFSPQSMGGDPSNHLHNMYREPGNDYGAALTK from the coding sequence GTGAACAAAAGGATTCTTTCCGGCCTGACCGTCGCCGCCCTGTGCGGCACCTACTCGGCGTATGCCGTCTCGCAGGGAGCGGCGACCTCCACTTCGGCGACGAAGATGACGGCAGACGCCCAGACTACCCGGGTGGTGGGCGCCGCCAACGCCTTTCTCGGCACGCTGACCGCAGCGCAGAAGAAGGCGGTGAGCTTCGCTTACACGGACAGCGCGCAGCGGGCCCGCTGGTCGAACTTTCCCACCGGCATCTTTCAGCGCGCGGGGGTGCGGTACGGTGACCTGAGTGCCGCGCAGCGCACGGCCCTGATGAACCTGCTCGGCACGGTGCTCAGCCCCGACGGCCTCACGATGGTGAAGCAGCAGATGAACGCCGACGACGTGCTGAAGAACACGGACGGCGGCGGAGGCGGGCGGCTGATCTTCGGCAGCGACGAGTATTACGTGTCGTTCCTGGGCACGCCTTCGACCACCTCGCCATGGACCTTGCAGTTCGGCGGGCACCACCTGGCGATCAACGCGACCGTGGTCGGACCCAACATCACCCTCGCCCCCAGCCTCACCGGCGGGCAGCCGATCAGGGCGACCCAGAACGGCAAGACGGTCGTCGTAGTGCAGAAGGTGCCGCAGGAGGTCAAGGACGCCTACGCCCTCCTCAGCAGCCTGAACACCACCCAGCGCGCCAGGGCCGTCGTCAGCACGCAGCGAATCGACCTCGTGCTCGGGCCGGGACAGGACGGGAAGACCCTGCAACCCGAGGGCCTGCCGGGCAGCGCGATGACCGCCGCCCAAAAGGCGCAGCTCCTGACCCTGATCAAGGACCGCCTGGGCATCCTGAACGCCGATGACGCGGCCCCCAAGCTCGCGGCGGTGCAAAAGAACCTCGACCAGACCTACTTCGCATGGTACGGCCCGACGACGGCGGAGGGTGCCGCGAATGCGTACTACCGGGTGACCGGCCCCACGGTCCTGATCGAGTTCTCGCCGCAGAGCATGGGCGGCGATCCCTCCAACCACCTGCACAACATGTACCGCGAGCCGGGCAACGACTACGGCGCGGCCCTGACGAAATGA
- a CDS encoding HupE/UreJ family protein, producing MTRPRSFLPPSWLLALVLALLPGRSLAHPMPTTTVQLDLHSGYVAAELALPLNELQLATGWKLVNNPQVLAQYGEPLRAYLARHLALTGTNGRTWTVEIGEPILSQAQQTASGPYQEFVVPARLTPPPGAGVRDFTLKYDAVVREVRTHSILVSVRRDWERGLNNEGGNENVEVGVIRADPRTGLVPLLPVNQDQGSAWQGFVGIFKLGVRHIAEGTDHLLFLLTLLLPAPLLAVAGRWGGFGGTRRSLLNIVKITTAFTVGHSLTLLLGTLRIVNVPDQPIEALIAVSILVSAVHALRPIFPGRELLIAGGFGLIHGLAFSYTLAELNLSPWQTVLSLLGFNLGIEAMQLLVIAVTMPWLILLAQTRLYPPVRVLGASLAVLASLGWLGDRVGWSNPLGALADSLGTVGPWALLGLAALAALGFAFKKSRNTETPST from the coding sequence TTGACCCGCCCACGATCCTTTCTTCCGCCTTCGTGGCTCCTCGCCCTCGTCCTCGCCTTGCTGCCGGGCCGCAGCCTCGCCCACCCCATGCCGACGACGACGGTGCAACTCGACCTGCACTCGGGGTACGTCGCGGCGGAACTCGCCCTGCCCCTGAACGAGCTGCAACTGGCGACGGGCTGGAAGCTCGTGAACAACCCGCAGGTTCTGGCACAGTACGGGGAGCCGCTGCGCGCGTACCTCGCCCGGCACCTCGCGCTCACCGGAACGAATGGGCGGACGTGGACGGTTGAGATCGGTGAGCCCATCTTGTCCCAGGCGCAGCAGACCGCGAGCGGACCCTACCAGGAGTTCGTGGTGCCCGCGCGACTCACGCCCCCACCCGGGGCGGGTGTGCGGGACTTCACCCTGAAGTACGACGCCGTCGTGCGTGAGGTCAGGACGCACTCCATCCTCGTGTCCGTGCGGCGCGACTGGGAGCGTGGGCTCAACAACGAGGGCGGCAACGAGAATGTGGAAGTGGGCGTCATTCGTGCAGACCCGCGCACCGGATTGGTGCCCCTCCTGCCCGTCAATCAGGACCAGGGCAGCGCGTGGCAGGGCTTCGTCGGCATCTTCAAGCTCGGGGTGCGCCATATCGCCGAAGGCACTGATCACCTGCTGTTCCTGCTGACATTGCTGCTCCCCGCCCCACTGCTGGCCGTGGCGGGCCGCTGGGGCGGTTTCGGCGGCACCCGGCGCTCCTTGCTCAACATCGTCAAGATCACCACCGCCTTCACCGTCGGTCACTCGCTGACGCTGCTGCTGGGCACGCTGCGGATCGTCAACGTGCCGGACCAGCCCATCGAGGCCCTGATCGCCGTCTCCATCCTGGTCTCGGCCGTTCACGCCCTGCGGCCGATCTTCCCGGGGCGTGAACTCCTGATTGCGGGAGGATTTGGGTTGATTCACGGGCTGGCCTTCTCGTACACGCTGGCGGAGCTGAACCTCAGCCCGTGGCAGACGGTGCTGAGCCTGCTGGGCTTCAACCTGGGGATCGAGGCGATGCAGCTCCTGGTGATTGCCGTGACGATGCCGTGGTTGATCCTACTGGCGCAGACGAGGCTGTACCCGCCGGTGCGCGTCCTCGGTGCCTCGCTCGCGGTCCTCGCGTCACTGGGGTGGCTCGGCGACCGGGTGGGGTGGAGCAATCCTCTGGGTGCCCTCGCCGACAGCCTCGGAACCGTCGGTCCCTGGGCACTGCTAGGGCTGGCCGCCCTGGCGGCGCTGGGATTTGCCTTCAAAAAATCCCGGAACACCGAAACACCCTCAACTTGA
- a CDS encoding SDR family oxidoreductase, translated as MTFQTILITGAGSGFGRLTALELARRGHTVFAGIRDTTGRNAGASGELRDLAAAEGLALHVLDLDVQSDVSVENAVGEALGRAGRLDVVVNNAGLSAIGPIEAFSSAQAHLLFDTNVLGNLRVIRAALPTMRVQGSGLLIQISSVLGRVASQFTGLYAASKFALEGLTEALHHELAPFGIEAVALEPGAYPTDLLAKGVQPGSPAVTAYAAGLQQFGAAVGSAMQSAGEADPGDVAKAVARLIEMPAGTRPVRLVVAPGRQGQGPETVNTASERATAEFFSAMHLTAGELTSGQDPYTTPTATD; from the coding sequence ATGACCTTCCAGACCATCCTGATCACCGGCGCCGGAAGCGGCTTCGGCCGGCTCACCGCCCTCGAACTCGCCCGGCGCGGCCACACCGTCTTCGCCGGCATCCGCGACACCACCGGCCGCAACGCGGGGGCCAGCGGGGAGCTGCGCGACCTCGCCGCCGCCGAAGGGCTCGCCCTGCACGTCCTCGACCTCGACGTGCAAAGTGACGTCTCTGTGGAAAACGCCGTGGGGGAGGCCCTGGGGCGGGCCGGGCGCCTCGACGTCGTGGTCAACAACGCGGGCCTCAGCGCCATCGGCCCCATCGAGGCCTTCAGCTCCGCACAGGCGCACCTGCTGTTCGACACGAACGTCCTGGGCAACCTGCGCGTCATCCGCGCCGCGCTCCCGACCATGCGCGTGCAGGGCAGCGGGCTGCTCATCCAAATCAGCTCGGTCCTCGGGCGCGTCGCCTCGCAGTTCACCGGCCTGTACGCCGCCAGCAAGTTCGCCCTCGAAGGCCTCACCGAAGCCCTGCACCACGAACTCGCCCCGTTCGGCATCGAGGCCGTCGCGCTCGAACCCGGGGCGTATCCGACCGATCTGCTCGCCAAAGGGGTACAGCCGGGGAGCCCGGCCGTCACCGCCTACGCCGCCGGGCTCCAACAGTTCGGCGCCGCGGTCGGGAGTGCGATGCAGTCGGCGGGCGAAGCGGACCCGGGTGACGTGGCGAAGGCGGTGGCCCGTCTGATCGAGATGCCTGCCGGAACGCGCCCCGTGCGCCTCGTCGTCGCGCCCGGCAGGCAAGGACAAGGCCCCGAGACCGTGAACACCGCGAGCGAGCGCGCCACGGCCGAGTTCTTTTCGGCGATGCACCTGACCGCGGGCGAGCTGACCTCGGGGCAGGACCCGTACACGACGCCGACCGCCACCGACTGA
- a CDS encoding SDR family NAD(P)-dependent oxidoreductase: MPGSGRGSARWRCWNPAPCPTSPRVQAASALTAGRVQETFQTQVLGAINSVTQVLPDMRVRGRGTLLFTTGAATVLSVPAISSVAVPLAALRKYALDLNAELADQGIYAAHVCIGRVIEPGTEGDPDRLAEACFELYQQRDRAERLLAFPER; the protein is encoded by the coding sequence TTGCCGGGATCAGGGCGCGGTTCGGCCCGGTGGAGGTGCTGGAATCCAGCCCCATGCCCAACTTCGCCACGGGTCCAGGCGGCTTCGGCGCTCACGGCGGGGCGTGTCCAGGAGACGTTCCAGACCCAGGTCCTGGGCGCGATCAACAGCGTCACCCAGGTGTTGCCCGACATGCGCGTGCGCGGGCGCGGCACGCTGCTGTTCACCACCGGCGCGGCCACCGTGCTCAGCGTCCCGGCCATCAGTTCGGTCGCCGTTCCCCTGGCCGCCCTGCGGAAGTACGCTCTCGACCTGAACGCCGAACTCGCCGACCAGGGCATCTACGCGGCACACGTCTGCATCGGCCGGGTTATCGAACCCGGCACCGAGGGTGACCCGGACCGGCTTGCCGAGGCGTGCTTCGAGCTGTATCAGCAGCGCGACCGTGCCGAGCGGTTGCTGGCCTTTCCGGAGCGTTGA
- a CDS encoding aldo/keto reductase, with amino-acid sequence MTTYRRLGRSGLHLFPIGLGSMQFGWSADEATSQGIMDAYAEAGGNFIDTADIYTTWTPGNPGGVSEEIIGRWMKARGNRQDIVVATKVRGPMGEFGGEGRQTVHQREGLSRRWIMRACEDSLRRLQVDYIDLYQAHWIDNQTPVEETLEAFTELVRRGYVRYIGCSNYSAWRLMQALWTSDKKGLESYISIQPEYSLLSPTRANFERELMRVCEAYEIGIVPWSPLGGGMLTGKYRRGQPLPESVRADENARRRFSDKNFDIVETLEAVAGRHGVGPAQVALAWMLAQPMMTAPIVGANNVTQLGELLGTLGLELTPEDLDEITRVSDWERARTELEM; translated from the coding sequence ATGACGACGTACCGCAGACTGGGCCGCAGCGGCCTGCACCTCTTTCCCATCGGCCTGGGGTCGATGCAGTTCGGCTGGAGCGCCGACGAGGCCACCTCACAGGGCATCATGGACGCCTATGCCGAGGCGGGGGGCAACTTCATCGACACCGCCGACATCTACACGACCTGGACGCCTGGCAATCCCGGCGGCGTCTCCGAGGAGATCATCGGGCGCTGGATGAAGGCGCGCGGCAACCGCCAGGACATCGTGGTCGCCACCAAGGTCCGAGGCCCGATGGGCGAGTTCGGGGGCGAGGGGCGGCAGACGGTCCACCAGCGCGAGGGGCTGTCCCGGCGCTGGATCATGCGAGCCTGCGAGGACAGCCTCCGAAGGCTCCAGGTGGACTACATCGACCTGTACCAGGCACACTGGATCGACAACCAGACGCCGGTCGAGGAGACGCTGGAGGCCTTCACGGAACTCGTGAGGCGCGGCTACGTCCGCTATATCGGCTGCTCGAACTACTCGGCGTGGCGGCTGATGCAGGCCCTGTGGACGAGCGACAAGAAGGGGCTGGAGTCCTACATCAGCATTCAGCCCGAATACAGCCTGCTCTCGCCCACGCGGGCCAACTTCGAGCGCGAACTCATGCGGGTCTGCGAGGCGTACGAGATCGGCATCGTCCCGTGGAGCCCGCTGGGCGGCGGGATGCTGACGGGCAAGTACAGGCGCGGCCAGCCCCTCCCCGAGAGCGTGCGGGCGGACGAGAACGCGCGGCGGCGCTTCAGCGACAAGAACTTCGACATCGTGGAGACGCTGGAGGCGGTCGCGGGGCGGCACGGGGTAGGGCCCGCGCAGGTGGCGCTGGCCTGGATGCTCGCCCAGCCCATGATGACGGCCCCCATCGTCGGGGCGAACAACGTGACCCAGCTCGGGGAACTCCTCGGCACGCTGGGGCTGGAGCTGACCCCGGAAGACCTGGACGAGATCACCCGCGTCAGCGACTGGGAGCGGGCGAGGACAGAGCTGGAGATGTGA
- a CDS encoding aldose epimerase family protein, translated as MTDTRQPVTSRPWGTSPDGQPITLYTLRNRNGLQADIMDYGGVVVRLLTPDREGNPGDIVLGHDRAEPYFSLETSPYFGALIGRYGNRIAGGQFTLDGKTYQLPLNNGPNSLHGGERGFNQRLWTGRPSTGEDGPALELTYLSPDGEEGYPGNLSVRVTYTLTEDNTLQIDYEATADAPTILNLTNHSYWNLSGDAGRDVLGHELTVRADHITPIDETLIPTGELLPVEGTPFDFRHPTAVGARVDGQGEQLRFAGGYDHNFVLRGEEGLKAAATLHDPLSGRRVEVFTTQPGMQFYSGNFLDGSIVGKGGQRYGHRWAVCLETQHFPDSPNQATFPSTRLQPGERFTSRTVYAFTAR; from the coding sequence ATGACGGATACACGACAGCCAGTCACGTCGCGGCCCTGGGGCACGTCCCCGGACGGGCAGCCGATCACCCTCTACACGTTGCGGAACCGAAACGGCCTCCAGGCCGACATCATGGATTACGGGGGCGTCGTGGTGCGCCTCCTCACGCCCGACCGGGAGGGCAACCCGGGCGATATCGTCCTGGGTCACGACCGCGCCGAGCCGTATTTCAGCCTGGAGACCTCGCCCTACTTCGGCGCCTTGATTGGAAGGTACGGCAACCGGATCGCGGGGGGACAGTTCACCCTCGACGGAAAGACGTACCAGCTTCCGCTCAACAACGGCCCCAACTCGCTCCACGGCGGCGAGCGGGGGTTCAACCAGCGCCTCTGGACGGGCCGCCCTTCCACCGGCGAGGACGGCCCCGCCCTCGAACTCACCTACCTCAGCCCGGACGGCGAGGAGGGGTATCCCGGCAACCTGTCCGTCCGGGTGACGTACACCCTCACCGAGGACAACACGCTCCAGATCGACTACGAGGCGACGGCCGACGCGCCCACCATCCTCAATCTGACGAACCACTCGTACTGGAACCTGAGCGGGGACGCGGGGCGGGACGTGCTGGGGCACGAACTCACCGTGCGGGCCGACCACATCACGCCCATTGACGAGACGCTGATCCCAACGGGCGAACTGCTGCCGGTGGAGGGCACGCCCTTCGACTTCCGGCACCCCACGGCGGTCGGGGCGCGGGTGGACGGGCAGGGCGAGCAACTGCGCTTTGCTGGCGGGTACGACCACAACTTCGTGCTGCGGGGGGAAGAGGGGTTGAAAGCCGCCGCGACCCTGCACGATCCGCTCTCCGGGCGGCGGGTCGAGGTGTTCACGACGCAGCCGGGGATGCAGTTCTACTCGGGCAACTTCCTCGACGGCTCCATCGTGGGCAAGGGCGGCCAGCGGTACGGGCACCGCTGGGCCGTCTGCCTGGAGACGCAGCACTTCCCGGACTCGCCCAACCAGGCGACGTTTCCCTCCACCAGGCTGCAACCCGGGGAACGCTTCACCTCGCGGACGGTGTACGCCTTCACCGCTCGTTGA
- a CDS encoding DUF4158 domain-containing protein, protein MDKTFRAKSPGPARRPTSDVPSVVLENVADQLHLDPEVLPQDLGQVNTRFEHQRLILTHLDYRPFDDAQAFRLIRWLYARVATSTVRPSVLFDLTTAHLVSRRVVLRGSPGQVLFVLIEGWPRLHVEPEARPPPRRVVVRPPREQQAPLRPRQAHRTRGGLHRWDEQYVGGRCSRWQPTRAELRQRLLLRVLRRHPVPRPPPRHQRHRRRAEYHPLPEPHGYMSRDSTNEYGAAWTSPKEGPARSGLGGLPARFVVLRPECSCTEGEAGMNRTFTGPP, encoded by the coding sequence TTGGACAAGACCTTCCGGGCAAAAAGCCCAGGTCCAGCCAGGAGGCCGACCTCCGACGTTCCGAGTGTCGTCCTTGAGAACGTCGCCGACCAGTTGCACCTCGACCCCGAGGTGTTGCCCCAGGACCTCGGGCAGGTCAATACGCGTTTCGAGCATCAGCGACTGATCCTCACGCACCTGGATTACCGGCCGTTCGACGACGCGCAGGCGTTCCGGCTCATCCGCTGGCTGTACGCGCGGGTCGCCACCAGCACCGTCCGCCCGAGTGTGCTGTTCGACCTGACGACCGCCCATTTGGTCTCCCGACGGGTTGTGCTGCGGGGTAGCCCAGGACAGGTCCTGTTTGTATTAATTGAAGGCTGGCCGCGGCTGCACGTGGAGCCGGAAGCCAGACCCCCTCCGCGACGAGTGGTGGTGAGGCCACCACGGGAGCAGCAAGCACCGCTCCGGCCCCGTCAGGCACACAGAACACGGGGGGGCCTCCACAGGTGGGACGAGCAATACGTCGGCGGGAGGTGCTCCCGCTGGCAGCCGACCCGCGCTGAGCTTCGGCAGCGACTACTACTTCGTGTCCTTCGTCGGCACCCCGTACCCCGTCCACCACCTCGCCACCAACGCCACCGTCGTCGGGCCGAATATCACCCTCTCCCCGAGCCTCACGGGTACATGTCCCGTGACTCCACCAACGAGTACGGCGCGGCCTGGACCTCGCCGAAGGAGGGCCCGGCGCGAAGCGGGCTGGGAGGGCTCCCAGCCCGCTTCGTGGTTCTCAGGCCGGAATGCTCCTGCACCGAGGGCGAGGCGGGTATGAACAGAACCTTCACAGGTCCCCCGTAG
- a CDS encoding aldo/keto reductase, translating into MRYKLFGPTGLRVSELTLGTGTFGTGWGHGAEKEESRRVFDTFAEAGGNFIDTADVYQGGQSEEFLADFLRSDRDHFVVGTKYTIGPGALSKSGNNRKNMRRALEASLGRLGTEYVDVYWLHVADGVTPMEEVMRGLDDLVREGRVHYVGLSDFPAWQAAQGATIAQLRGLAPLTALQIEYSLVERSAERDLLPMSRDFGLSFLAWSPLAGGLLTGKYRDAGAQGRKTQGGGPIQPENARTGAIVDVVVQVASELGCTPSQVALAWVRQQDLGIIPILGARTQAQLQDNLGALNVTLSGEHLARLDDVSRIDLGFPHAMLASDGIRRSVTGGKDDLIDQRSARR; encoded by the coding sequence ATGCGTTACAAACTCTTCGGCCCCACGGGGCTGCGGGTATCGGAACTCACCCTGGGCACGGGCACGTTCGGTACAGGCTGGGGACACGGCGCCGAGAAGGAGGAGAGCCGCCGCGTCTTCGATACGTTCGCCGAGGCGGGCGGCAACTTCATCGACACCGCCGACGTGTATCAGGGCGGCCAGAGCGAGGAATTCCTGGCCGATTTCCTGCGATCAGACCGCGACCACTTCGTCGTCGGCACGAAGTACACCATCGGCCCGGGCGCCCTCTCGAAAAGCGGCAACAACCGCAAGAACATGCGCCGCGCCCTGGAGGCCAGCCTGGGACGCCTCGGGACCGAGTACGTGGACGTGTACTGGCTGCATGTCGCGGACGGCGTGACCCCGATGGAGGAGGTCATGCGGGGCCTGGACGACCTGGTGCGCGAAGGCCGGGTGCACTACGTCGGGCTCTCGGATTTTCCCGCGTGGCAGGCGGCGCAGGGCGCGACCATCGCCCAGTTGCGCGGCCTCGCGCCGCTCACGGCCCTCCAGATCGAGTACAGCCTGGTGGAGCGCAGCGCGGAGCGTGACCTGCTGCCCATGAGCCGCGACTTCGGCCTGAGCTTCCTGGCGTGGTCGCCCCTGGCGGGCGGGCTTCTCACCGGCAAGTACCGGGACGCGGGGGCGCAGGGCCGCAAGACGCAGGGTGGCGGTCCCATCCAGCCCGAGAACGCCCGGACGGGTGCCATCGTGGACGTGGTGGTGCAGGTCGCCTCGGAACTGGGATGCACGCCGTCGCAGGTGGCCCTCGCCTGGGTGCGGCAGCAGGACCTGGGCATCATCCCGATCCTCGGGGCCCGCACCCAGGCGCAGTTGCAGGACAACCTGGGCGCCCTGAACGTCACCCTCTCGGGTGAGCACCTCGCCCGACTGGACGACGTGAGCCGCATCGACCTCGGTTTCCCGCACGCCATGCTGGCCTCCGACGGGATTCGTCGGTCGGTGACGGGGGGCAAGGACGACCTGATCGACCAGCGTTCGGCCCGCCGGTAA
- a CDS encoding SDR family oxidoreductase — MTPPLAVIVGAGPNLGLALARRFGEDDHAVALVARDGDHLAGLIGELRAAAITTHA, encoded by the coding sequence ATGACCCCACCTCTTGCCGTCATCGTCGGCGCCGGACCCAACCTCGGTCTCGCCCTGGCCCGCCGTTTCGGCGAGGACGACCACGCCGTCGCCCTCGTCGCCCGCGACGGTGACCACCTGGCCGGGCTGATCGGTGAGCTGCGGGCCGCCGCCATCACCACGCACGCCTAA
- a CDS encoding SGNH/GDSL hydrolase family protein: MVQLRHPEKTLAIFPGLRDLTPEDHARLFGLGAAAYGQTLEDFTARVRGVARELPADPEFAALPLEPGQTILGLGDSLTADRQSWFEVLRQVLELRRLNDRLRLINAGVSADTTVHLLTRLAPLTVHNPAWILTLIGTNDVRLHGKHSTKRRAQEQRHSQQGGVSRHDGQSRRRPLALRGRGAGPAVLPAPAPGARRNLGFSASRRALERAVLTLFPSPARQIQAQAVQTALDAVGVVG, encoded by the coding sequence ATGGTTCAGTTGCGCCATCCCGAAAAGACCCTGGCCATCTTTCCCGGCCTGCGCGACCTCACGCCCGAGGACCACGCGAGGCTCTTCGGCCTCGGGGCGGCGGCGTACGGGCAGACGCTGGAGGACTTCACGGCACGGGTGCGCGGCGTGGCACGGGAGTTGCCGGCGGACCCCGAGTTCGCCGCCCTGCCCCTCGAACCGGGGCAAACCATTCTCGGGCTGGGAGACAGCCTCACCGCCGACCGTCAGTCCTGGTTCGAGGTGTTGCGCCAGGTGCTGGAGCTGCGCCGACTGAACGACCGGTTGCGCCTGATCAACGCGGGTGTCTCGGCGGACACGACGGTGCACCTGCTGACCCGTCTTGCCCCACTTACCGTGCACAATCCCGCATGGATCCTCACGCTGATCGGCACGAATGACGTGCGCCTCCACGGCAAGCATTCCACCAAGCGGCGTGCACAAGAACAGCGGCATTCACAACAAGGCGGCGTATCACGTCATGACGGCCAGAGCCGCCGACGGCCGCTGGCTCTTCGGGGCCGAGGAGCTGGTCCGGCTGTTCTACCTGCCCCTGCTCCAGGGGCTCGGCGAAACCTGGGCTTTTCAGCCAGCCGCCGCGCCCTGGAGCGCGCGGTCCTGACCCTGTTTCCCTCGCCTGCCCGGCAGATCCAGGCGCAGGCCGTTCAGACCGCCCTCGACGCGGTGGGAGTGGTGGGCTGA
- a CDS encoding MarR family winged helix-turn-helix transcriptional regulator produces MAGEAEQAPGVQGQLNLPCACSRLRKAARATTRLYDDALRPVGLRITQFNVLSSLAYHGPVTLTRLADDLVLERTTLARDLKPLERDGLITVGVGQDRRSRVVTLTDRGRALLDRAAPLWQAVQHQLALSLGEERLSDLLQELREVVSVTRRQ; encoded by the coding sequence ATGGCGGGGGAAGCAGAACAGGCACCGGGAGTGCAGGGGCAGCTCAACCTGCCATGCGCTTGCAGCCGGCTGCGCAAGGCCGCCCGCGCCACCACCCGCCTGTACGACGACGCCCTCCGTCCGGTCGGGCTGCGCATCACGCAGTTCAACGTGCTCTCCAGCCTCGCCTACCACGGTCCAGTCACCCTGACCAGGCTCGCCGACGATCTGGTGCTGGAGCGCACCACCCTCGCCCGTGACCTCAAACCTCTCGAGCGCGACGGCCTGATCACGGTGGGTGTCGGGCAGGACCGCCGTTCGCGCGTCGTGACCCTCACGGACAGAGGCCGGGCCTTGCTGGACCGCGCGGCGCCCCTGTGGCAGGCGGTCCAGCATCAACTGGCGCTCAGCCTCGGCGAGGAGCGGCTGTCGGATCTGCTGCAAGAACTCCGGGAGGTGGTCAGCGTCACCCGTCGCCAGTAA